The genomic stretch CGCGGTAGTAGCTGCGCAGATAGGTGTAGAGGTAGTCCGCGCCGGTGCCGCTGTGCGAGGCGCGCGAGCGGGCGATCACGGTCAGGTCGGGCGGGGTGGCGCCGAACCAGTCCTTGGCCTGCTTCGGATCCATCGACACCTTCATGGTTTCACCGACTTTTTCGGAGGCGAACATCAGGTTGGCCTTGATCTGATCTTCGGTCAGGCCCAGGTCACGCAGCCGGTTGTAGCGCATGAAGGCGGCCGAGTGACAGTTCAGGCAGTAGTTGACGAACAGCCGGGCGCCGTTTTGCAGCGCCGTCACGTCGGTCACGCGGCTCACCTCGAAGCGGTCCCAGGGGACGCCGCCTTCCGCCGCACGCGCCGGCGACATGCCGATCGCCAGGGCGAGCGACGCCAGCAGGGAGAGGATCAGTTTTTTCATGATGATGCTTGTCTCCTGCTTGCTCAGTGGGCGGCGTAAACCACACGTTGAGGCACCGGCTTGAAGGTGCCGATGCGGCTCCACCAGGGCATCAGCAGGAAGAAGCCGAAGTAGAACAGCGTCCCGACCTGGGCCACCAGGGTGCCGACGTCGGAGGGCGGCTGGATGCCCAGGTAGCCGAGCACCAGGAAGTAGACGACGAACACACCGTAGAGGTAGGTGTGCCACTGCGGACGGTAGCGGATCGACTTGACCGGGCTGCGGTCCAGCCAGGGCAGGAAGAACAGGATCACGACCGCCCCGCCCATCACGACGACACCCCAGAACTTGGCGTCGAAGGTCTTGAGCAGGAACACCGCCACCAGCGCGCCGACCAGCGCGGCCAGCTTGCCCTTGGCACCGAAGCCACCCTTGAGCACGGCCAGCACGGCGCCCAGCGCGACCACGATGCACAGCACGTTGACCATCTGGTCGGTGGTCGCGCGCAGCATCGAATAGAAGGGCGTGAAGTACCAGACCGGCGCGATGTGCGGCGGCGTCTTCAGCGGGTCGGCCGGGATGAAGTTGTTGTATTCGAGGAAATAGCCACCGAACTCGGGCGCGAAGAAGATCACTGCGGTGAACAGGATCAGGAACACCGACAGCGCGTAGATGTCGTGCACCGTGTAGTACGGGTGGAAGGGAATGCCGTCGAGCGGATGGCCGTTGGGCCCCGGGGTTTCCTTGATCTCGACGCCGTCCGGGTTGTTCGAGCCGACTTCATGCAGCGCGATGATGTGCGCGACGACCAGGCCGATCAGCACCAGCGGGATCGCGATCACGTGGAAGCTGAAGAAGCGGTTCAGCGTCGCGTCGGAGACGACGAAATCGCCACGGATCAGCAGCGCCAGGTCGGGGCCGATGAAGGGCACGGCGGCGAACAGGTTCACGATCACCTGGGCGCCCCAGTAGGACATCTGGCCCCACGGGAGCAGGTAGCCGAAGAAGGCTTCGGCCATCAGGCACAGGAAGATCGCGCAGCCGAAGATCCACACCAGCTCACGCGGTTTGCGGTACGAGCCGTACAGCAGGCCGCGGTACATGTGCAGGTAGACGACGATGAAGAAGGCCGACGCACCCGTCGAGTGCATGTAGCGGATCAGCCAGCCCCAGGGCACGTCGCGCATGATGTACTCGACCGACGCGAACGCGAGGTTGGCGTCGGGCTTGTAGTGCATCACGAGGAAGATGCCGGTGACGATCTGGATCACCAGCACCACCAGCGCGAGCGAACCGAACACGTACCAGAAGTTGAAGTTCTTGGGCGCGTAGTACTGGCCCACGTGCTCGTTGTACAGCTCGCTCAGCGGAAACCGGTTGTCGATCCAGTTGAGCAGCTTTTGCGCGGCGGGGGCGCCAGCGGGAGCTTCTTTGAATTTAGCCATGGGGTGTCACCTCAGAATAGGGCGTCGTCGGCTTCAGGCCTTCTTGTCCTCGCCGATCAACAGCTTGTTGTCCGAGAGGTACATGTGCGGCGGCACTTCGAGGTTGTCCGGCGCCGGCTTGTTCTTGAACACACGCCCAGCCATGTCAAAGGTCGAGCCGTGGCAGGGGCACAGGAAGCCGCCCTGCCAGTCGGCCGGCAGCGACGGCTGCGGGCCCGGCTGAAAACGGCTGGTCGGCGAGCAGCCGAGGTGCGAGCAGATGCCGACGCCGACGAAGATCTCGGGCTTGATCGAACGATGCGGATTCTTGGCGTAGTCCGGCGTCGGGACTTGCGTGCGGGCGGACTGGGGGTCGGCCAGTTCGGCCTCGGTTTTCTTGAGTGACTCCAGCTGCGCGGGGGTGCGTTTGATGATCCACACCGGTTTGCCGCGCCACTCGACGGTGGTCATTTCACCCGGTTGCAAGGCACTGATGTCGACCTCGACCGGTGCCCCTGCGGCGCGTGCCTTTTCGGAGGGCTGGAAGGTGCTGACGAAGGGAACGGCAGTGGCAACGCCACCGACGGCACCCGCGCCACAAGCAATGGCCACCCAGGTTCGGCGGCCTTTATCCACTTGCTGGTCACTCATGGGGATCCTCAGAAGCACTTCTACAGTTAGGGGCAACCCGTGATTCTAGCCCACAGCCACAAGCTGAAACCAGCCATGGCGGGCCGCTGCGCGGCTGTGATGGAGATCCAGGCCGGCGGCGGCCCCGCGCGGGTGTGACGCCTCGCAAACCGGCAGTCGCTCCAAGCTGGGCAATACTCGCCTTTCGCGGCGCCCGGGCCCCGGGCGCCCGGATCAACCCCGGTCAGGAGGCCCGCATGGGATTCGCAAAGGAGTTCAAGGAGTTCGCCGTCAAAGGCAACGTGATCGATCTCGCCGTCGGCGTGATCATCGGCGGAGCCTTCGGCAAGATCGTCGACTCGCTGGTGGGTGACGTGATCATGCCGATCGTGAGCCGCATCTTCGGCGGGCTGGACTTCTCGAACTACTTCATCCCGCTGGCCGGGCAGACCGCGACCACCTTGGCCGAAGCGAAGAAAGGCGGCGCGGTGTTCGCCTACGGCAACTTCATCACGGTCGCGCTGAACTTCATCATCCTGGCGTTCGTGATCTTCCTGATGGTCAAGCAGATCAACCGGGTCAAGCATCAAGCCCCGCCGCCCGCGCCCGCCGCTCCGCCGGAACAGGTGGTGTTACTGCGGGAAATCCGGGATGCACTGAAAAGCAACCGGACGTAACAATACTGTTCTTTCGGGCCCACTCAAGGGGCCCGAGATGGCGAACTGTTCACGCTCGCCTC from Caldimonas brevitalea encodes the following:
- a CDS encoding cytochrome b, encoding MAKFKEAPAGAPAAQKLLNWIDNRFPLSELYNEHVGQYYAPKNFNFWYVFGSLALVVLVIQIVTGIFLVMHYKPDANLAFASVEYIMRDVPWGWLIRYMHSTGASAFFIVVYLHMYRGLLYGSYRKPRELVWIFGCAIFLCLMAEAFFGYLLPWGQMSYWGAQVIVNLFAAVPFIGPDLALLIRGDFVVSDATLNRFFSFHVIAIPLVLIGLVVAHIIALHEVGSNNPDGVEIKETPGPNGHPLDGIPFHPYYTVHDIYALSVFLILFTAVIFFAPEFGGYFLEYNNFIPADPLKTPPHIAPVWYFTPFYSMLRATTDQMVNVLCIVVALGAVLAVLKGGFGAKGKLAALVGALVAVFLLKTFDAKFWGVVVMGGAVVILFFLPWLDRSPVKSIRYRPQWHTYLYGVFVVYFLVLGYLGIQPPSDVGTLVAQVGTLFYFGFFLLMPWWSRIGTFKPVPQRVVYAAH
- a CDS encoding cytochrome c1, with translation MKKLILSLLASLALAIGMSPARAAEGGVPWDRFEVSRVTDVTALQNGARLFVNYCLNCHSAAFMRYNRLRDLGLTEDQIKANLMFASEKVGETMKVSMDPKQAKDWFGATPPDLTVIARSRASHSGTGADYLYTYLRSYYRDETKATGWNNLAFPNVGMPHVLWELQGQRAAKYVEEKDHHDPSKTHLVFAGFEQLTPGKLTPQQYDAAVADLVAFLQWMGEPVQTTRVRLGVWVLIFLSIFTLIAWRLNAAYWKDVK
- the petA gene encoding ubiquinol-cytochrome c reductase iron-sulfur subunit, which produces MSDQQVDKGRRTWVAIACGAGAVGGVATAVPFVSTFQPSEKARAAGAPVEVDISALQPGEMTTVEWRGKPVWIIKRTPAQLESLKKTEAELADPQSARTQVPTPDYAKNPHRSIKPEIFVGVGICSHLGCSPTSRFQPGPQPSLPADWQGGFLCPCHGSTFDMAGRVFKNKPAPDNLEVPPHMYLSDNKLLIGEDKKA
- the mscL gene encoding large conductance mechanosensitive channel protein MscL; translation: MGFAKEFKEFAVKGNVIDLAVGVIIGGAFGKIVDSLVGDVIMPIVSRIFGGLDFSNYFIPLAGQTATTLAEAKKGGAVFAYGNFITVALNFIILAFVIFLMVKQINRVKHQAPPPAPAAPPEQVVLLREIRDALKSNRT